From the genome of Mycobacterium kansasii ATCC 12478:
TTTGGCGACGGCGTCGGTCATGATCCCGGTCAGCGCACCCTGGCGCAGCTCACCGCTGAGCAGCCTGAAAAGGAAGGTCTGCTCGGATTCGGTTGCCGCCGAGAACAACTCGGAGACCAGCTGTGCGCGGCGTGCCTGCGAGCCGCTGCCCGAGGTGGCGCCGATCTCGGAGAAAGCGGCGTCGACACCCGTGACGGTCAGCGTCGCATGCCCCGCTGGCGGCGGTAGCGACCGCAACGACGCCCAGCCGACGCCGATGTGTCGCTGTGGCAGTTCCCCGGAAAGCCACGCCACGAGGATCGCCACCAGCTCGGGGTCGGGTGCGGCGCGGCGAAGCAGGTCGGCGATGCGTTCGACCTTGCTCAGCCGCGACGAGGTGGCGCCCACGTCAAGTGAGGTAGTGGCCACGTCGAGAAGGAGCACGTTTCAGCTTGGCATGACACGCCGACAACCGTTGCGGCCCGACACGCTAGCGTGCCTAGATAACGTTACAGATTGCCAGAATTCTGACAAGCCAATACAGGGAGGTCCGGATGGAGATCAGCGGCAAGAAGGTCGTGGTCATCGGCGGTGCGTCGGGGATGGGTCGTGCCACCGCCGAGTTGCTGGCCGAACGTGGCGCGCACGTCGCGGTGCTCGACCGCGAGAACTCCGACGGCAAGGCCGTTGCCGAAGGGCTCGGCGGCGGGTTCTACCCGGTCGACGTCACCGATTTCACCGGAACTGAGGAGACCCTGCAAACGGCGGTCGACAACCTCGGCGGCCTGCATGTCGCGGTGACGACGGCGGGCGGCGGCATCGCCAAGCGGACCCTGACCAAATCCGGCCCCCACGACCTCGAATCCTTCCAGTCGGTCATCGATCTCAACCTCATCGCCACCTTCAACATCAGCCGCTTGGCCGCCGCGCACATGGCCAAGAACGAGCCGGAAGATCCCGAAACGGGTGAGCGCGGCGTCATCATCAACACCGCATCCATCGCGGCGTTCGAGGGCCAGATCGGGCAGGTCGCCTACACCGCCGCCAAGGCCGCGATCGCCGGCATGTGCCTGACCATGGCCCGTGATCTGGGTTCGATGGGAATCCGGGTGCTGGCCATCGCGCCGAGCCTGTTCCTGACCGGTCTGACCGCCATGGTTCCCGACGAGATGGCGGCCCAGCTGACCAAGGACGCGGCCTTCCCGAAGCGGATGGGCCGGCCCATCGAGTACGCAAAGCTGGCGGCGGCCATCGTGGACAACCCGATGCTCAACGGCCAGTGCATCCGCCTGGACGCCGGCCAGCGGTTCGCGCCCAAGTAAGCCACCGGGCCGGGTCCTCGGCGGGCATTGAGTACACTCTTTAGAAATTCAGCAGGTCCCGCGAGGGCGCGGGCTGCGCAGCGCGCGAGGAGGACCCTGATGGGTATCGCACTCACCGACGACCATCGTGAACTCGCCGAGGTAGCGCGCGGGTTTCTGACGGCCCAGAAGGCGCGTTGGGCGGGACGGTCACTGCTCGATGCGGCCGAGGAACAGCGACCGCCGTTCTGGCAGCAGCTGGTCGAACTCGGCTGGCTCGGCCTGCACATCGGCGAAGAGCATGGCGGTTCCGGCTACGGGCTGCCCGAACTCGTGGTGGTGATCGAAGAACTCGGCCGCGCGGTGGCGCCGGGACCGTTCGTGCCCACCGTCATCGCTTCGGCAGTGCTCGCCAACGAGGGCTCCGCCGAGCAGAAGGCCCGGCTGCTGCCGGGCCTGATCGACGGAAGCGTCACCGCGGGCGTGGGTCTCGACGGCCGGGTACAGGTCACCGACGGCGTCGCCGACGGCGAGGCCGGGGTGGTCCTGGGCGCCGGGCTGGCCGATCTGCTGCTGGTCGCGGCCGGGGACGACGTGCTGGTGCTCGACCGCGGCCGGGAGGGTGTGTCGATAGACGTGCCGGAAAACCTCGATCCCACCCGGCGTTCCGGGCGCGTTCGCCTGACCAAGGTGAGCGTCAGCGCCGACGACATCCTGGCGGGGGCACGCGAATCGGCGCTGGCGCGGGCACGGACGCTGCTTGCCGCCGAGGCGGTCGGCGGCGCGGCCGACTGCGTCGACGCCGCCGTCGCCTACGCCAAGGTGCGGCAGCAATTCGGCCGCACCATCGCGACTTTCCAAGCGGTCAAACATCATTGCGCCAACATGCTGGTGGCGGTGGAGTCCGGCATTGCCGCGGTGTGGGATGCCGCCCGAGCGGCATCCGAAGATGAAGAACAGTTCCGTCTGATCGCGGCGGTGGCCGCGGCGCTGGCGTTTCCGGCCTATGCGCGCAACGCCGAGCTCAACATCCAGGTGCACGGCGGCATCGGCTTCACCTGGGAGCACGATGCCCATCTGCACCTGCGCCGGGCGCTGGTGACCGCTGGAGTTCTGGGCGGAGACGCGCCGGCCCGCAATGTTTTCGATCGCACCGCGGCCGGGGCCACCCGAGCCAACAGCCTGGACCTGCCGCCCGAGGCCGAAGAGTTGCGCACCCGGATCCGCGCCGACGCCGCCGAGATCGCGGCACTGGACAAAAAGGCGCAACTGGACAAGCTGATCGAGACCGGGTACGTGATGCCGCACTGGCCCAAACCGTGGGGCCGCGCTGCGGATGCGGTAGAGCAGTTGGTAATCGAGGAGGAGTTCGCCAAGGCCGGCATCAAACGCCCGGACTACTCGATCACCGGCTGGGTGATCCTGACCCTGATACAGCATGGAACAGCTTGGCAAATCGAAAGATTCGTGGAGAAGGCGCTGCGCCAGGAAGAAATCTGGTGCCAGTTGTTCTCCGAGCCCGACGCCGGCTCGGACGCGGCATCGGTCAAGACCCGCGCCATCCGGGTGGACGGCGGCTGGAAGATCAACGGGCAGAAGGTGTGGACCAGCGGGGCACAGTATTGCGCCCGCGGCCTGGCCACCGTGCGCACCGACCCGGACGTCCCCAAGCACGCCGGCATCACCACGGTGATCATCGACATGAAATCGCCCGGCGTCGAGGTGCGCCCGCTGCGACAGATCACCGGCGGCTCGGAATTCAACGAGGTGTTCTTCAACGACGTGTTCGTCCCCGACGAGGACGTCGTCGGAGCGCCCAACTCCGGGTGGACGGTCGCGCGGGCGACCCTGGGCAACGAGCGAGTCAGTATCGGCGGCAGTGGGTCGTTCTACGAAGGGCTGGCAGCCAAACTGGTGCAGCTGGCCCAACGGAGAGCAGATCGGTTGGCGGGAGCCGAGGTTCGGGTCGGATACTTCCTGGCCGAAGATCACGCGCTACGGCTGCTGAATCTGCGTCGCGCGGCGCGCAGCGTCGAAGGTGCGGGCCCGGGACCGGAGGGCAATGTCACCAAACTGAAGCTGGCAGAGCACATGATCGAAGGCGCGGCCCTCTCGGCGGCATTGCTGGGGCCCGAGATTGCGCTGCTCGACGGTCCCGGTTCGGTGGTCGGCCGGATGGTCATGGGCGCGCGCGGCATGGCGATCGCGGGGGGCACCTCCGAGGTGACCCGCAATCAGATCGCCGAGCGGATTCTCGGCATGCCGCGCGACCCGTTGATCAACTAGGGTTCGGCGGGGCTGGGCCTGCGATCGCGAGCAGACGCAAAATCGTCCCAAAATCGCGGATTTTGGGCGATTTTGCGTCTGCTCGCGGGGCTCGCGGGGCTCGCGGGGCTCCCGGTGCCCTAGGTGCGGGGCGCGAACTGCGGGGCCCCGCCGGAACCCTGCTCCGGCCGGAGTTCGACGGGCATTCCGCATGTCACCGAATCCGGTTCACACCCAACGATATTGGCGGCAACGCGTAGCCCGCTCTGTTCGCTGAGTTCCACCAGGGCAATCACATAGGGGGTCGGGATGTCCGGGTTGTACGGGTGGTAGTTGACCGTGTAGGTGAACACGGTGCCGCGCCCGGACACCGGCCGTGCCACCAGCGGCCCTCCGCAGCCGCGGCATTCACCGGTCGCCGGATGCACCCAGCGTCCACAACTGTCACAATGCTCGATGCGCAGAGCCTGGGCGGACACGCTCAATACAGTACACTCTATTGATTCGTGGACGGATGGCCTTGCGGACGGTGCACGTGAACTATTTCGAGAAGAACGCGATCCTGTCCGGCCTGGGCATCTCGCGCATCGGCCGGCGCACCGGCATTCCGGGGCTCGAGTTGACCATGGAAGCGGTGCGGGCCGCCATCAACGACGCCGGCCTGGTCACGGCCGACATCGACGGAATCGCGACCCTGGGCGACACTCCTGCTGCCGACGTCAACGCCGAGTTGCGGATCGATGCCGGGGATTGCGGATCCGGTTTCGGCACGGGCGGGCTGCTGAGTCCGGTGATGTCGGCGTGCCGGGCGGTGGCCGAGCGGCGCGCCCGCCACGTGGTGGTCTATCGGACCATCCAGATGCTGGGCGGTACGGTCCCGGTGAAGCCGCAGGACGATGCGCCGGCCCCGCCGCTGGCGCGGATGCTGGACGTCCCCGAAGGCGCCCCGCGCCCCGTCGTCGGGCCGATGGACGACATCACCGATCTCATTGCCGCACATGCCTATTCGGCGGCAAACTGGCTGGCGCTGAATTGCCGCCGGCACATGGAGCTCTACGGAACCACCAAGGAGCAGCTGGGCTGGATCGCCCTCAACGGCCGGCGCAACGCGGCGTCGAATCCGCTGGCGGTCTACCGCGAACCGATGACGATGGCCGACTATCTGGGTGCGCGGCCGGTGTCGACGCCATTCGGCCTGCTGGATTGCGATGTGCCCATTGACGGTTCCATCGCCGTGGTGGTCTCGAGCGCCGGGTATGCCCGCGATTGCCCGCACCGGGCCGTGGCGGTCGAGGCGATCGGTGGATCCGACGGCGCCGGCGGATGGTTTCATCGCGACGACTATCCCAAGATGGCGATGTCGGACGCGGCGGCGCAGATGTGGTCGCGGACCGAACTGACACCGGCCGACCTGGAGGTCGCCCAGCTGTACGACGGCTTTACGTTCCTGACCATCGCCTGGCTGGAGGCGTTGGGTATCTGCGCCGATGGCGGCGCCGGCCCGTTCGTCGAGGGCGGGGCGCGGATCGCCCGTGACGGGGAGCTGCCGTTGAACACCTACGGAGGCCAACTTTCGGCCGGGCGCATGCACGGCTACTGGGCGTTGCACGAGGGGTGTTTGCAGCTGCGCGGCGAGGCGGGGGAGCGTCAGGTGGCCCAGCGCCCGGAGGTCGGCGTGGTGTCCGTGGGCGGGGGGCCGGTGGCGGGATGCATGCTGCTGACATGCTGAATCTGGTTGCGGAGCAACTGCATTGAGTGTAGATCCAGAGGCGGCGCGCACCGGCAAGCGAGCGGCGCAGATCGCCCGCTGCATCGAGGCCGAGATCGTGCGCCGCGGCTGGCCCATCGGGGCGTCGCTGGGTTCGGAAGCGGCTCTGCAACAGCGATACGGGGCCAGCCGGTCGGTGCTGCGCGAAGCCGTCCGGCTCGTCGAGCACCATCAGGTGGCCCGGATGCGTCGCGGACCCAACGGCGGCCTGATCGTCTGCGCACCCGATGCCGGACCGGCGACCCGCGCCGTCGTCATCTATCTCGAATACCGGGGCACCACCCTGGACGACCTGCTCGACGCACGTCTGGTGCTCGAGCCGCTGGCCGCCGCTCTCGCCGCCGAACAGATCGACGAAGCCGGAATCGAGCGGCTGCGGGCGGTGTTGAGTGCGGAGCAGCAGCGGCCGGGGTTGCCCGCCGCGCGCGACGAGTTCCATGTGGCGCTCGCACAGCAATCGAAAAACCCTGTGCTACAGCTGTTTATCGAAGTCTCGATGCGACTGACTAGGCGCTTCGCGCTGTCCTCGCGGACGGACTCGGCGACCGAGGCGCTGGAGGCGCTGGACCGGCTGCACGACGACCATTCGGGTATCGCCGCGGCCGTCACCGCCGGTGATTCCGCGCGCGCCAAAGCGCTCAGTGAGCGGCACGTGCAAGCGGTGACCGCCTGGCTGCAGCAGCATCGGCGCGGCGATCGGTCCGGGCGGGCAAGGCCCCGACAGGTACGGCGGCTGGACCCCGAGGCGCCCCGCGGCAAGCTGGCCGAAGTGCTGGCCGCCGCGATCGCCGACGATATCGCCGCCAGCGGTTGGCAGGTCGACGCGGTTTTCGGAACCGAGGCTGCGCTGCTGGAACGTTATCGCGTGAGCCGTGCGGTGCTGCGGGAAGCGGTACGGCTGCTGGAATACCACACGATCGCCCACATGCGCCGGGGGCCCGGCGGCGGGCTGGTCGTCACCCGGCCCCAGGCGCAGGCCAGCATCGACACCATCGCGCTGTACCTGCAGTACCGCAAGCCGAGCCGCGAAGACCTAGGCCGCGTGGGGGATGCGATCGAGATCGCCAACGTGGCGAAAGTCGTGCAGCTTCGTAACGAGCCCGAGGTGGCGGCCATGCTCGACACGCTGAACCCGTCCATGGATTTCGCCGCCGGTGAGGCAGCAGGTGAAATGCGTAAGGCCGCGGCCGAGGAATTCCGGTTCCATATCGGCCTGGCTCAGCTGGCCGGCAACGCGCTGCTGGACCTGTTTCTGCGGATAATCGGCGAACTCGTTCGCCGGCACTGGTCCAGCACCGGAGGGCAGCCACCGGCCGCAGCCGACGTTGTCGCCGTCGAACATGCACACCTGCGGATTCTGCAG
Proteins encoded in this window:
- a CDS encoding SDR family NAD(P)-dependent oxidoreductase, with product MEISGKKVVVIGGASGMGRATAELLAERGAHVAVLDRENSDGKAVAEGLGGGFYPVDVTDFTGTEETLQTAVDNLGGLHVAVTTAGGGIAKRTLTKSGPHDLESFQSVIDLNLIATFNISRLAAAHMAKNEPEDPETGERGVIINTASIAAFEGQIGQVAYTAAKAAIAGMCLTMARDLGSMGIRVLAIAPSLFLTGLTAMVPDEMAAQLTKDAAFPKRMGRPIEYAKLAAAIVDNPMLNGQCIRLDAGQRFAPK
- a CDS encoding thiolase family protein produces the protein MNYFEKNAILSGLGISRIGRRTGIPGLELTMEAVRAAINDAGLVTADIDGIATLGDTPAADVNAELRIDAGDCGSGFGTGGLLSPVMSACRAVAERRARHVVVYRTIQMLGGTVPVKPQDDAPAPPLARMLDVPEGAPRPVVGPMDDITDLIAAHAYSAANWLALNCRRHMELYGTTKEQLGWIALNGRRNAASNPLAVYREPMTMADYLGARPVSTPFGLLDCDVPIDGSIAVVVSSAGYARDCPHRAVAVEAIGGSDGAGGWFHRDDYPKMAMSDAAAQMWSRTELTPADLEVAQLYDGFTFLTIAWLEALGICADGGAGPFVEGGARIARDGELPLNTYGGQLSAGRMHGYWALHEGCLQLRGEAGERQVAQRPEVGVVSVGGGPVAGCMLLTC
- a CDS encoding FadR/GntR family transcriptional regulator; amino-acid sequence: MSVDPEAARTGKRAAQIARCIEAEIVRRGWPIGASLGSEAALQQRYGASRSVLREAVRLVEHHQVARMRRGPNGGLIVCAPDAGPATRAVVIYLEYRGTTLDDLLDARLVLEPLAAALAAEQIDEAGIERLRAVLSAEQQRPGLPAARDEFHVALAQQSKNPVLQLFIEVSMRLTRRFALSSRTDSATEALEALDRLHDDHSGIAAAVTAGDSARAKALSERHVQAVTAWLQQHRRGDRSGRARPRQVRRLDPEAPRGKLAEVLAAAIADDIAASGWQVDAVFGTEAALLERYRVSRAVLREAVRLLEYHTIAHMRRGPGGGLVVTRPQAQASIDTIALYLQYRKPSREDLGRVGDAIEIANVAKVVQLRNEPEVAAMLDTLNPSMDFAAGEAAGEMRKAAAEEFRFHIGLAQLAGNALLDLFLRIIGELVRRHWSSTGGQPPAAADVVAVEHAHLRILQAIRAGDDSLARYRIRRHLDAATTWWL
- a CDS encoding Zn-ribbon domain-containing OB-fold protein, yielding MSAQALRIEHCDSCGRWVHPATGECRGCGGPLVARPVSGRGTVFTYTVNYHPYNPDIPTPYVIALVELSEQSGLRVAANIVGCEPDSVTCGMPVELRPEQGSGGAPQFAPRT
- a CDS encoding acyl-CoA dehydrogenase; this encodes MGIALTDDHRELAEVARGFLTAQKARWAGRSLLDAAEEQRPPFWQQLVELGWLGLHIGEEHGGSGYGLPELVVVIEELGRAVAPGPFVPTVIASAVLANEGSAEQKARLLPGLIDGSVTAGVGLDGRVQVTDGVADGEAGVVLGAGLADLLLVAAGDDVLVLDRGREGVSIDVPENLDPTRRSGRVRLTKVSVSADDILAGARESALARARTLLAAEAVGGAADCVDAAVAYAKVRQQFGRTIATFQAVKHHCANMLVAVESGIAAVWDAARAASEDEEQFRLIAAVAAALAFPAYARNAELNIQVHGGIGFTWEHDAHLHLRRALVTAGVLGGDAPARNVFDRTAAGATRANSLDLPPEAEELRTRIRADAAEIAALDKKAQLDKLIETGYVMPHWPKPWGRAADAVEQLVIEEEFAKAGIKRPDYSITGWVILTLIQHGTAWQIERFVEKALRQEEIWCQLFSEPDAGSDAASVKTRAIRVDGGWKINGQKVWTSGAQYCARGLATVRTDPDVPKHAGITTVIIDMKSPGVEVRPLRQITGGSEFNEVFFNDVFVPDEDVVGAPNSGWTVARATLGNERVSIGGSGSFYEGLAAKLVQLAQRRADRLAGAEVRVGYFLAEDHALRLLNLRRAARSVEGAGPGPEGNVTKLKLAEHMIEGAALSAALLGPEIALLDGPGSVVGRMVMGARGMAIAGGTSEVTRNQIAERILGMPRDPLIN